One region of Rhizobium sp. WYJ-E13 genomic DNA includes:
- a CDS encoding sugar-binding protein, which yields MKQLKRKNAALFFAALMLSAAPMAASHAADKPTLAFVVNGASDFWKAAEAGVKKAQGEMPDYNMELKYPEQAAVAIQQRLMEDLVSAGVKGIMVSAVDPKTQTDGLNKIGSQTALFTTDSDAPKTNRVAYIGSSNVDAGKQAAEIAKKAMPDGGKCMGFVGLLGADNARERIEGMKEGLKGTKIELVDVRGDDIDQTRAKKNVEDALVASPDLTCMVGFYSYNTPRIYEALRDAGKLGQITVVGFDDDPITLGGVKEGTIAATVVQQPFEWAYQGMKLMAAYLKGDKSGIPADGLIIIPTVIIGKDDVDKYAANLKAMAGK from the coding sequence ATGAAACAGCTGAAACGGAAAAATGCAGCCTTGTTTTTCGCTGCGTTGATGCTGAGTGCGGCGCCGATGGCTGCATCACATGCCGCCGACAAGCCGACACTCGCATTCGTCGTCAATGGAGCATCCGACTTCTGGAAAGCCGCCGAGGCGGGGGTGAAGAAGGCGCAGGGCGAGATGCCAGACTACAACATGGAGCTGAAATATCCTGAGCAGGCGGCCGTCGCCATTCAGCAGCGTCTCATGGAAGATCTCGTCAGCGCCGGCGTCAAGGGGATCATGGTCTCCGCTGTCGATCCCAAGACCCAGACGGACGGCCTCAACAAGATCGGCTCGCAGACGGCTCTCTTCACCACCGACAGCGACGCGCCGAAGACCAACCGCGTCGCCTATATCGGTTCTTCGAACGTCGACGCCGGCAAACAGGCCGCCGAAATCGCCAAGAAGGCGATGCCGGACGGCGGAAAGTGCATGGGCTTCGTCGGTCTGCTGGGCGCCGATAACGCCCGCGAACGCATCGAGGGGATGAAGGAAGGGCTCAAGGGTACCAAGATCGAGCTGGTCGATGTTCGCGGTGACGACATCGACCAGACGCGCGCTAAGAAGAACGTGGAGGATGCGCTGGTGGCCAGCCCCGACTTGACCTGCATGGTCGGCTTCTACTCCTACAACACGCCGCGTATCTATGAGGCGCTGCGCGACGCAGGCAAACTCGGCCAGATCACCGTCGTCGGCTTTGATGACGATCCGATCACGCTCGGCGGCGTCAAGGAAGGTACGATCGCGGCAACCGTCGTGCAGCAGCCGTTCGAATGGGCCTATCAGGGCATGAAATTGATGGCTGCCTACCTCAAGGGCGACAAGTCCGGCATTCCCGCCGACGGCTTGATCATCATTCCGACGGTGATCATCGGTAAGGATGACGTTGACAAGTATGCTGCCAACCTGAAGGCCATGGCTGGAAAATAA
- a CDS encoding ABC transporter permease has product MIKKDLGLLLLIVVVGIVVAIINPRFLLPINLANTANLIGLFGILSIGQAYVIITGGIELSVGSLVALLGVLFVDFVAVQDMSWMLALPLILMLGAAIGAIHGWLITRLNLQPFVVTLCGLLIYRGAARFYTADGTAGFAFGQNFPDLEFITAGRFYGVPNTFIALVIISVVMWVVLHRSVFGRYLYAIGKNEEAARYSGIRTGRMVMSAYVICGLLTALAAIYFAMYTRSISPASHGQFYELYAIAAAVLGGFSLRGGEGSIVGVVLGTVLLQELQNLVNLLGIPSSLNFAVMGGVILIGVLIDQQWNAIRAHRRLISAARQTEARVPDESKLPVAANQDQVGG; this is encoded by the coding sequence ATGATCAAAAAGGATCTTGGACTGCTGCTTTTGATCGTCGTCGTCGGCATCGTCGTCGCCATCATCAATCCGCGCTTCCTGCTGCCGATCAACCTGGCGAATACCGCCAACCTGATCGGTCTGTTCGGCATCCTGTCGATTGGCCAGGCCTACGTCATCATTACAGGCGGTATCGAACTTTCCGTGGGTTCGCTCGTAGCGCTTCTTGGTGTGCTGTTTGTCGATTTCGTCGCGGTCCAAGATATGTCATGGATGCTGGCGCTGCCACTCATCCTAATGCTCGGCGCGGCCATCGGTGCCATTCACGGCTGGCTGATCACCCGGCTGAACCTGCAACCCTTCGTCGTCACTCTCTGCGGCCTCCTTATCTATCGCGGGGCGGCGCGCTTCTATACGGCCGACGGGACGGCGGGTTTTGCGTTCGGCCAAAATTTCCCGGACCTTGAGTTCATCACCGCCGGACGGTTTTACGGCGTTCCCAACACCTTCATAGCGCTCGTCATCATTTCCGTGGTCATGTGGGTGGTGCTGCATCGCTCTGTCTTCGGGCGTTACCTTTACGCGATCGGCAAAAACGAGGAGGCGGCCCGATATTCCGGTATCCGCACCGGCCGGATGGTGATGTCGGCCTATGTCATCTGCGGACTGCTTACAGCGCTCGCGGCAATCTATTTCGCCATGTACACACGCTCGATCTCGCCGGCCAGCCATGGCCAGTTCTATGAGCTCTACGCGATTGCCGCTGCCGTACTCGGCGGTTTTTCGCTCCGCGGCGGCGAGGGATCGATCGTTGGCGTCGTGCTCGGAACGGTCCTGCTCCAGGAGCTGCAGAACCTCGTGAATCTGCTGGGCATCCCCTCGTCGCTGAATTTCGCCGTCATGGGTGGCGTGATCCTCATCGGCGTGCTGATCGACCAACAATGGAACGCGATCCGCGCACATCGCCGACTCATCTCCGCCGCCCGGCAGACCGAAGCCCGTGTTCCGGACGAAAGCAAATTGCCGGTGGCTGCCAATCAGGACCAGGTCGGTGGATGA
- a CDS encoding sugar ABC transporter ATP-binding protein, producing MNHSSEIPPPGAPGKPFLSLSGVGKTYPGVVALEGLSMDIMPGEVIGLVGENGAGKSTLMKILGGVIAPDRGTILLDGAELRFLTVESSISSGIAFVHQELNLFENLDVAANIFLGREPLKAGPLKLVDRDRLRDMVKPLLRRVGAHFSADTRVASLSLAEQQMVEIAKALSINARLVIFDEPTSSLPLAETERLLSIIKLLKADGISVIFISHRLHEVERVADRVVVLRDGALVGTLAKTDIGHDQMVKLMIGRMLAARTAKPQRSPGSIALKVSAVRTEAYPGRPVDLEIRYGEILGLAGLVGSGRTELAKVLFGIDRSYGGSILQDGQKIAVRSARDAVARGIFLVPEDRKRNGILLDFSIAQNITLADLPMLASRFMLSAERETAAAEKQRVRLGIKAPSISSRTGTLSGGNQQKVVLAKWLSMSPKVMIFDEPTRGIDIGAKNEIYGLMRALADAGVAILMISSDMEEVIGVSDRIAVMHEGQIAGILDEDEFSQESVLLLAVGKRVK from the coding sequence ATGAACCATAGTTCCGAAATCCCGCCACCGGGCGCGCCCGGAAAGCCATTTCTTTCGCTTTCCGGCGTTGGCAAGACCTATCCAGGTGTCGTTGCGCTCGAGGGCCTGTCGATGGACATTATGCCAGGCGAGGTCATCGGCCTTGTCGGCGAAAACGGGGCTGGAAAATCGACACTGATGAAGATTCTCGGCGGTGTGATCGCACCGGATCGGGGCACGATCCTGCTCGACGGGGCAGAACTTCGTTTCCTCACTGTGGAATCGAGCATCTCGTCCGGCATCGCCTTCGTGCATCAGGAACTCAATCTCTTTGAGAATCTTGACGTCGCTGCCAATATCTTCCTAGGGCGCGAACCGCTGAAGGCGGGACCTCTTAAGCTCGTCGATCGCGATCGGCTAAGGGACATGGTGAAGCCGCTCTTGAGGCGCGTGGGCGCGCATTTTTCCGCCGACACACGCGTGGCGTCGCTTTCGCTGGCCGAGCAGCAGATGGTGGAAATCGCCAAGGCGCTGTCCATCAACGCGCGGCTGGTCATCTTCGACGAACCCACTTCCAGCCTGCCGCTGGCTGAAACCGAGCGGCTGCTCAGCATCATCAAATTGCTGAAGGCGGATGGCATCAGTGTTATTTTCATCTCGCATCGGCTCCACGAGGTTGAGCGCGTAGCCGACCGGGTCGTCGTACTCCGTGACGGTGCGCTTGTGGGCACGCTCGCCAAGACGGACATCGGCCACGACCAGATGGTCAAGCTGATGATCGGCCGGATGCTTGCGGCCCGTACTGCAAAGCCGCAGCGCTCACCCGGCTCGATTGCGCTGAAGGTAAGTGCCGTGCGCACGGAGGCCTATCCCGGCCGTCCCGTTGATCTGGAAATCAGGTATGGAGAAATCCTCGGACTTGCGGGCCTCGTCGGGTCCGGCCGTACCGAGCTTGCCAAGGTGCTCTTTGGCATTGATCGCAGTTACGGCGGATCCATCCTGCAGGACGGGCAGAAAATTGCAGTCCGTTCCGCGCGGGACGCCGTTGCTCGCGGCATTTTCCTGGTGCCGGAGGATCGAAAGCGCAACGGCATTCTTCTCGATTTCTCGATCGCCCAGAACATAACCCTTGCCGATCTCCCCATGCTCGCCAGCCGCTTCATGCTTTCCGCCGAGCGGGAGACGGCGGCGGCCGAAAAACAGCGCGTTCGCCTCGGCATCAAGGCGCCCTCTATTTCGAGCCGAACCGGCACCCTATCCGGCGGCAACCAGCAAAAGGTGGTACTTGCCAAATGGTTGTCGATGAGCCCGAAGGTGATGATCTTCGACGAGCCGACACGCGGCATCGATATCGGCGCGAAGAACGAGATCTACGGCCTGATGCGGGCGCTTGCCGATGCCGGTGTCGCGATCCTGATGATCTCCAGCGACATGGAAGAGGTGATCGGCGTTTCTGACCGCATTGCCGTCATGCACGAGGGCCAGATCGCCGGCATTCTCGATGAGGACGAATTCAGTCAGGAAAGCGTCCTTTTGCTTGCTGTTGGCAAACGCGTAAAATAG